In Prunus dulcis chromosome 1, ALMONDv2, whole genome shotgun sequence, the following are encoded in one genomic region:
- the LOC117613892 gene encoding sugar transporter ERD6-like 16 → MEQGKDVERGETSSNQEELEQPFIRRRKVVAHEDDGSGKEFQNESIGMVLLSTGVAVCGSFQFGVCVGYSAPTQSAIRKDLNLSLAEYSTFGSILSIGAVLGAITSGKIADFLGRKGAMRVSSVICIVAWLAIYFSQGALSLDTGRFLTGYGIAAFSYVVPVFIAEIAPKNLRGGLATLNQLFIVTGGSFAFIVGTIINWRALALIATVPCLILLLGVCLVPESPRWLAKVGRDKEFEVALQTLRGNNADISDEMTEIQEFIATLNSLPKASILDLFQSRNIRAVIIGVGLMVFQQFAGINGVQFYASETFESAGVSSKIGTIAYACLQVPITLVGALLMDKTGRRVLVMVSAAGMFVGCMLAGTSFSLKGQGLLLDWVPIIAVSGVLIYIAFFSIGMGAGPWVIMSEIFPIDIKGVGGSLVVLVNWSGAWIVSYTYNFLMRWSSPGTYFLYSAVCLLTILFVAKIVPETKGKTLEEIQASLNPDRRQSIRTNNL, encoded by the exons ATGGAGCAGGGCAAAGATGTTGAACGTGGAGAAACTAGTAGTAACCAAGAGGAGTTGGAACAGCCTTTCATTAGGCGGCGGAAAGTTGTTGCTCATGAAGATGATGGCAGTGGGAaagaatttcaaaatgaatCCATTGGGATGGTTTTGCTTAGCACAGGTGTTGCTGTTTGTGGCTCTTTCCAATTCGGAGTATGT GTTGGATATTCAGCACCAACTCAATCTGCTATCAGGAAAGATCTTAATCTCTCTCTAGCTGAG TACTCAACGTTTGGCTCTATACTATCAATTGGTGCAGTGCTGGGTGCTATAACAAGTGGTAAGATTGCAGATTTTCTCGGCCGAAAAGGG GCGATGAGAGTGTCCTCTGTGATTTGCATTGTAGCATGGCTAGCCATCTATTTCTCTCAG GGAGCTCTGTCACTTGACACAGGAAGGTTTCTCACAGGATATGGAATTGCAGCTTTCTCTTAtgtg GTCCCTGTATTTATAGCAGAAATAGCGCCTAAGAATCTCCGCGGAGGGCTTGCAACATTAAATCAG CTTTTCATTGTTACTGGAGGATCATTTGCATTCATAGTAGGAACAATTATAAACTGGAGAGCACTAGCTCTAATAG CAACTGTACCTTGCCTTATCTTGCTTTTGGGTGTATGCCTTGTACCTGAGTCTCCTAGATGGCTG GCGAAGGTTGGCCGTGACAAAGAATTTGAAGTTGCACTACAGACACTCCGTGGAAATAATGCTGATATATCCGATGAAATGACCGAAATTCAA GAATTTATTGCTACTCTAAATAGTCTTCCAAAAGCCTCAATCTTGGATTTGTTTCAAAGCAGAAACATCCGTGCTGTGATT ATTGGGGTTGGACTAATGGTATTTCAACAATTTGCGGGTATTAATGGAGTACAATTCTATGCAAGCGAAACATTCGAATCAGCTG GAGTTTCAAGCAAAATTGGAACCATAGCTTATGCGTGTCTTCAG GTCCCAATAACTCTAGTAGGAGCATTGCTTATGGATAAGACAGGAAGGAGAGTTCTTGTAATG GTTTCAGCAGCTGGGATGTTCGTAGGCTGTATGCTGGCAGGAACTTCCTTCTCTCTCAAG GGACAAGGTTTGCTGCTCGATTGGGTACCGATTATAGCCGTGTCCGGTGTCCTG ATTTACATTGCGTTTTTCTCCATCGGGATGGGAGCAGGCCCTTGGGTGATAATGTCTGAG ATTTTCCCAATTGATATTAAGGGAGTTGGTGGGAGCTTGGTGGTGCTTGTGAACTGGTCAGGTGCTTGGATAGTTTCCTATACTTACAACTTTCTGATGAGATGGAGTTCCCCAG GAACTTACTTCCTATACTCTGCAGTCTGTTTGTTGACCATTCTATTTGTGGCCAAGATAGTCCCAGAAACCAAAGGGAAAACACTAGAAGAAATTCAGGCAAGCCTCAATCCAGACAGAAGACAAAGTATACGAACTAACAACCTTTAG